Within the Mycobacterium gordonae genome, the region CCGTCGCGGCGTGTGGATGCTCGTGGCTGGTCGACCTGCCCGGCGACGGTTCGAACAGGAACGCTCCCGGCGCCACGGCGGATCCCTACCGGCGGTGGCCACAGGTACTAATCGAAGCGGCTCAGGCCGTCGAGCATCCGGTTTATGTCGGACATTCCACGGGCGGCCAATATTTGCTGGCGACTCCTGCGTTGGCCGGGCTGCTCGCGGGCATGGTGCTGATCAGCACCGCTCCCGACGCATCGTGGATCTCGGTCTACGAAGAGATGACCGCCAATGACCCGTTGCCGGGTTTAGACCTTGCGGCCGCCCGATACGAGGCGGACGCCACCGACGAACACCTGCGCGACGTTGCGCTCCGATCGGCGCCGTGGAACTTCACCGCCGACAGTCTTGACGCCGGAACCGAACTCCTGGGCCGGATGCCATTCAACGTCGACGCCGTGCGGTGGTCAGCGGATCATTTCGACCGTGACTACCGACTGGCCT harbors:
- a CDS encoding alpha/beta fold hydrolase; translation: MAAQHVHWTPSGVRLRLHGRREGPLNWLFLPGGPGIGSESLEELVDAVAACGCSWLVDLPGDGSNRNAPGATADPYRRWPQVLIEAAQAVEHPVYVGHSTGGQYLLATPALAGLLAGMVLISTAPDASWISVYEEMTANDPLPGLDLAAARYEADATDEHLRDVALRSAPWNFTADSLDAGTELLGRMPFNVDAVRWSADHFDRDYRLAWWPTTLPTLILSGSADRIVTQSLWQPERFHHNNVLWRVISEAGHFPWIEQPAAVRDAFTEFSRSLGVNP